A single genomic interval of Candidatus Melainabacteria bacterium RIFOXYA2_FULL_32_9 harbors:
- a CDS encoding 30S ribosomal protein S17, with amino-acid sequence MDKTVVVEVQEFRSHPIYKKIIAETKNYMANDLNNACIEGDEVRIVETKPVSKTKRWTVAEVVKKAVQV; translated from the coding sequence ATGGATAAAACCGTTGTGGTTGAAGTCCAAGAATTCAGATCACACCCAATATACAAGAAAATCATTGCTGAGACAAAAAACTATATGGCAAATGACTTAAACAATGCTTGTATTGAAGGCGATGAAGTTCGTATTGTAGAAACAAAACCAGTTAGTAAGACAAAACGTTGGACAGTAGCTGAAGTAGTTAAAAAGGCTGTTCAGGTTTAG
- a CDS encoding 50S ribosomal protein L24, giving the protein MASSNQKNKLHVKTGDRVLVISGKDKGKIGNIKKTLLKASRVVVEGVNIVTKAMKPNPMKNIQGGLVKLEAPINASNVMLYCSKCEKPSRIRHEVLESGRKVRVCKKCGEQVD; this is encoded by the coding sequence ATGGCTAGTTCAAATCAGAAAAATAAATTACACGTAAAAACAGGCGATAGAGTTCTTGTTATTTCCGGTAAAGATAAAGGTAAAATTGGAAATATCAAAAAAACTTTACTTAAAGCAAGTAGAGTGGTTGTTGAAGGAGTTAATATAGTTACTAAGGCTATGAAACCTAATCCAATGAAAAACATTCAAGGTGGATTAGTAAAGCTTGAAGCTCCTATTAATGCATCAAATGTAATGCTTTATTGCTCAAAATGTGAAAAACCATCAAGGATCAGACATGAAGTGTTAGAAAGTGGCCGCAAGGTTCGCGTCTGTAAAAAATGTGGTGAACAAGTAGATTAA
- a CDS encoding 30S ribosomal protein S8: MNTDPIADMLTRIRNGNIAKHSSVEMPSSKQKEQLAVLLKSEGYIENYAVKEVGKFKVLSVDLKYGANRAPVITNLRRISKPGLRVYSKSQNLPKVLGGLGIAIVSTSKGLLTDRKARKEKIGGEVLCYVW; the protein is encoded by the coding sequence ATGAATACAGATCCAATAGCAGATATGCTAACACGTATAAGAAATGGTAATATAGCAAAACATTCAAGCGTTGAGATGCCTAGCTCAAAGCAAAAAGAACAACTTGCTGTCTTACTTAAATCTGAAGGTTATATTGAAAATTACGCTGTTAAAGAAGTTGGTAAATTTAAAGTCTTAAGCGTGGATTTAAAGTATGGAGCTAATAGAGCTCCAGTAATAACAAACTTACGTCGTATTAGTAAACCTGGCCTAAGAGTATATAGTAAATCACAAAATTTACCTAAAGTACTTGGTGGATTAGGAATTGCTATAGTAAGCACAAGCAAAGGACTATTAACCGATAGAAAAGCAAGAAAAGAAAAAATTGGTGGTGAAGTTCTCTGCTATGTATGGTAG
- a CDS encoding 50S ribosomal protein L14: MIQQETRLNVADNTGAKTLLCIRVLGSSNKRYAGIGDVIVAAVKDAAPNMPVKKSDIVKAVIVRTKASLRRTDGTTIRFDENAAVIINKDGNPTGTRVFGPVARELRERNYMKIVSLAPEVI; the protein is encoded by the coding sequence ATGATTCAACAAGAAACAAGATTAAATGTAGCAGATAATACTGGCGCAAAAACGCTTTTATGTATTAGAGTTTTAGGGAGCTCTAATAAGAGATACGCTGGAATAGGTGATGTCATCGTTGCAGCTGTCAAAGATGCAGCACCAAATATGCCTGTTAAAAAATCTGACATTGTTAAAGCAGTTATTGTGCGTACCAAAGCCAGTTTAAGAAGAACAGATGGTACAACAATCAGATTTGATGAAAATGCTGCTGTAATAATTAACAAAGATGGTAACCCTACAGGCACACGTGTATTTGGACCTGTAGCACGTGAGCTTAGAGAAAGAAATTACATGAAAATCGTTTCTCTGGCTCCAGAGGTAATTTAG
- a CDS encoding 50S ribosomal protein L18, whose amino-acid sequence MIKQKNRKEIAAKRHNRIRVKISGTSERPRLSVYRSNKHIYAQIIDDIKGVTLASAGTTETTLKDQSSHGGDVESAKKVGQLIAERAKKAGVESVVFDRGGFLYHGRIAALADAAREGGLVF is encoded by the coding sequence ATGATTAAACAAAAAAACAGAAAAGAAATAGCAGCAAAAAGGCATAACAGAATTAGGGTTAAAATTAGTGGTACTTCAGAGAGACCAAGATTAAGTGTTTATAGAAGTAACAAGCATATTTATGCTCAAATAATTGATGATATTAAAGGTGTTACTCTTGCATCCGCTGGTACCACAGAAACAACATTAAAAGACCAAAGTTCTCATGGTGGAGATGTTGAATCTGCAAAAAAAGTTGGTCAACTTATCGCAGAAAGAGCTAAAAAAGCTGGAGTTGAATCAGTAGTATTTGATAGAGGCGGCTTCTTATATCACGGTAGAATTGCGGCTCTTGCAGATGCAGCTAGAGAAGGTGGCTTAGTATTCTAA
- a CDS encoding 50S ribosomal protein L6, whose product MSRIGKAPVVVPDKVEVKIENNVVTAKGPLGTLNVAIRSEITVKQEDGKIILERTNDERKTRALHGLSRTLVYNLVNGVNTGFSKNLEIHGVGYKATKEGNTLILALGYSHPVKIDPPEGLDIKVEGTNKITVSGADKQAVGDLTALIRSKRPPEVYKGKGIRYQGEYIRKKAGKTGK is encoded by the coding sequence ATGTCCAGAATTGGTAAAGCCCCAGTAGTGGTTCCAGATAAAGTTGAAGTTAAAATTGAAAATAATGTTGTTACAGCTAAAGGACCTTTAGGAACTCTAAATGTAGCAATTAGGTCTGAAATTACTGTAAAACAAGAAGACGGTAAAATAATTCTTGAAAGAACGAATGATGAGCGTAAAACAAGAGCTCTTCATGGATTAAGCCGTACACTTGTTTATAATCTTGTTAATGGTGTGAATACAGGTTTCTCAAAAAATCTAGAAATACATGGAGTTGGTTATAAGGCAACAAAAGAAGGTAATACATTAATACTTGCTCTTGGTTATAGCCATCCTGTTAAAATAGATCCTCCTGAAGGCTTAGATATAAAAGTCGAAGGAACTAATAAAATAACGGTATCAGGTGCAGATAAACAAGCTGTTGGTGATCTTACTGCTTTAATTCGTAGTAAGAGACCTCCTGAAGTCTATAAAGGCAAAGGAATAAGATATCAAGGTGAGTACATACGTAAAAAAGCTGGTAAAACAGGTAAATAA
- a CDS encoding 50S ribosomal protein L5, whose translation MAITKDLKKKYTEDVVPALKKQFGYANPYEVPKLEKVVLNMGVGEAVQNVKILDAAVQELTKITGQKPVVTRAKKSIATYKLRKGMPIGTMVTLRGQKMYDFLQKLISIALPRIRDFRGVNDKSFDGRGNYSIGLKEQILFPEINYDEVDMVKGMNISIITTAKTDEEAKALLSELGMPFRKK comes from the coding sequence ATGGCAATAACTAAAGATCTTAAGAAAAAATACACAGAAGATGTTGTACCAGCTCTAAAAAAACAATTTGGTTATGCAAACCCTTATGAAGTGCCTAAGCTTGAAAAAGTAGTACTCAATATGGGTGTTGGAGAAGCTGTTCAAAACGTTAAAATTTTAGATGCAGCAGTTCAGGAATTAACCAAAATCACAGGACAAAAGCCTGTTGTTACAAGAGCTAAAAAATCAATAGCTACCTATAAGTTAAGAAAAGGTATGCCTATTGGAACAATGGTTACCTTAAGAGGTCAAAAAATGTATGACTTCTTACAAAAGCTCATTAGTATCGCTCTTCCAAGGATCAGAGACTTTAGGGGTGTGAATGATAAGAGTTTTGATGGTAGAGGTAATTATTCAATTGGTTTAAAAGAACAAATTCTATTCCCGGAAATTAACTACGATGAAGTAGATATGGTTAAAGGAATGAATATATCAATTATAACCACAGCTAAAACTGATGAAGAAGCGAAAGCTTTATTATCAGAATTAGGAATGCCATTCAGAAAGAAATAA
- a CDS encoding 30S ribosomal protein S14 type Z, whose protein sequence is MAKKAMMEKEQHRRELVAKGKYPKVRLHNRCSICGRPKGYYRDFGLCRLHLRQMAHQGLLPGVTKASW, encoded by the coding sequence TTGGCAAAAAAAGCAATGATGGAAAAAGAGCAACATAGAAGAGAATTAGTTGCAAAAGGGAAATATCCTAAAGTAAGACTGCATAATCGTTGTAGTATATGTGGACGTCCAAAAGGATATTATCGTGATTTCGGACTTTGTAGACTACATCTCAGACAAATGGCTCATCAAGGCTTACTTCCAGGAGTTACCAAAGCAAGCTGGTAA
- a CDS encoding 50S ribosomal protein L29, which translates to MVVSKVKLSEMRERTIDELGEQVIALRKKLLELRLNKSLHKLENTAEIASAKNEIAQLKTVMREKQLQK; encoded by the coding sequence ATGGTGGTGAGTAAAGTGAAACTAAGTGAAATGCGTGAGCGAACAATCGATGAACTAGGCGAACAAGTAATTGCTTTAAGAAAAAAATTACTGGAGCTTAGATTAAATAAATCACTTCATAAGCTTGAAAATACAGCAGAAATTGCAAGTGCTAAAAATGAAATCGCTCAACTTAAAACCGTTATGAGAGAAAAACAGTTACAAAAATAA